A single region of the Gossypium arboreum isolate Shixiya-1 chromosome 12, ASM2569848v2, whole genome shotgun sequence genome encodes:
- the LOC108477454 gene encoding transcription factor BEE 2-like isoform X1 — MDVTLLDRQQATYPLELCASSVPLFQSYLGSGPIVELKRPEAYLSGDGFHEFVYFPVGGGPEFGDSEKLNLVPPDAAPGYCISRTSSCQMTAFHAAAMKEEREDMILEKMESTPGSGSRESFTKRKAEVVAERKSKDKRIKGELEGESEVKTKCSTQVSRNSSKENSKACEVQKPDYIHVRARRGQATDSHSLAERARREKISKKMKCLQDLVPGCNTVTGKAGMLDEIINYVQSLQRQVEFLSMKIAALNSSAEFNVENLPIKELPSYVANFPAAAKLPAMPNLTCFQLNSMQKEAVNCMLNETMHPPLTATEGIASASVSIPEQALSSSTITQLQPFSTWNMDPQGLYNLYNMGFH, encoded by the exons ATGGACGTGACACTGCTCGACAGACAACAAGCAACTTATCCCCTTGAATTATGTGCAAGTTCAGTGCCTCTGTTTCAGAGTTATTTAGGTAGTGGACCAATAGTTGAGCTGAAAAGACCAGAAGCTTATTTGAGTGGTGATGGTTTTCACGAATTTGTCTACTTTCCAGTGGGTGGAGGACCAGAGTTTGGTGACAGTGAAAAGTTGAATTTGGTGCCGCCTGATGCTGCTCCCGGTTACTGCATTTCTCGGACTTCTAGCTGTCAGATGACAGCTTTCCATGCTGCTGCTATGAAAGAGGAAAGAGAGGATATGATTTTGGAGAAAATGGAATCCACCCCTGGCAGTGGCAGCAGAGAGAGTTTTACCAAGAGAAAAGCTGAG GTTGTTGCAGAGCGTAAAAGCAAAGATAAGAGGATCAAAGGTGAACTGGAAGGGGAATCTGAGGTGAAAACAAAATGCAGTACACAAGTCTCCAGGAATTCTTCAAAGGAGAATTCCAAGGCTTGTGAGGTTCAGAAGCCGGATTACATTCATGTAAGGGCGCGCCGTGGCCAGGCTACTGACAGTCACAGCTTGGCAGAAAGA GCCAGAAGGGAAAAGATCAGTAAGAAGATGAAATGTTTGCAAGATTTAGTCCCTGGTTGCAATACGGTCACAGGGAAAGCTGGAATGCTTGATGAAATAATCAACTATGTTCAATCTCTCCAAAGACAAGTTGAG TTCTTGTCTATGAAAATCGCTGCTCTAAATTCAAGTGCTGAATTCAATGTTGAAAACCTGCCTATAAAAGAG CTTCCTTCTTACGTCGCCAATTTTCCAGCAGCCGCTAAGTTACCAGCAATGCCCAATTTGACCTGCTTTCAGTTAAATTCAATGCAAAAAGAAGCTgtaaattgcatgttaaatgaaaCAATGCATCCTCCCCTAACAGCAACTGAAGGAATTGCAAGTGCTTCTGTTTCTATCCCAGAACAAGCGCTCAGCTCATCCACCATAACT CAGCTGCAACCTTTTTCAACTTGGAACATGGATCCTCAAGGTCTTTACAATTTGTACAATATGGGGTTCCATTAA
- the LOC108477454 gene encoding transcription factor BEE 2-like isoform X2, with the protein MDVTLLDRQQATYPLELCASSVPLFQSYLGSGPIVELKRPEAYLSGDGFHEFVYFPVGGGPEFGDSEKLNLVPPDAAPGYCISRTSSCQMTAFHAAAMKEEREDMILEKMESTPGSGSRESFTKRKAEVVAERKSKDKRIKGELEGESEVKTKCSTQVSRNSSKENSKACEVQKPDYIHVRARRGQATDSHSLAERARREKISKKMKCLQDLVPGCNTVTGKAGMLDEIINYVQSLQRQVEFLSMKIAALNSSAEFNVENLPIKELPSYVANFPAAAKLPAMPNLTCFQLNSMQKEAVNCMLNETMHPPLTATEGIASASVSIPEQALSSSTITLQPFSTWNMDPQGLYNLYNMGFH; encoded by the exons ATGGACGTGACACTGCTCGACAGACAACAAGCAACTTATCCCCTTGAATTATGTGCAAGTTCAGTGCCTCTGTTTCAGAGTTATTTAGGTAGTGGACCAATAGTTGAGCTGAAAAGACCAGAAGCTTATTTGAGTGGTGATGGTTTTCACGAATTTGTCTACTTTCCAGTGGGTGGAGGACCAGAGTTTGGTGACAGTGAAAAGTTGAATTTGGTGCCGCCTGATGCTGCTCCCGGTTACTGCATTTCTCGGACTTCTAGCTGTCAGATGACAGCTTTCCATGCTGCTGCTATGAAAGAGGAAAGAGAGGATATGATTTTGGAGAAAATGGAATCCACCCCTGGCAGTGGCAGCAGAGAGAGTTTTACCAAGAGAAAAGCTGAG GTTGTTGCAGAGCGTAAAAGCAAAGATAAGAGGATCAAAGGTGAACTGGAAGGGGAATCTGAGGTGAAAACAAAATGCAGTACACAAGTCTCCAGGAATTCTTCAAAGGAGAATTCCAAGGCTTGTGAGGTTCAGAAGCCGGATTACATTCATGTAAGGGCGCGCCGTGGCCAGGCTACTGACAGTCACAGCTTGGCAGAAAGA GCCAGAAGGGAAAAGATCAGTAAGAAGATGAAATGTTTGCAAGATTTAGTCCCTGGTTGCAATACGGTCACAGGGAAAGCTGGAATGCTTGATGAAATAATCAACTATGTTCAATCTCTCCAAAGACAAGTTGAG TTCTTGTCTATGAAAATCGCTGCTCTAAATTCAAGTGCTGAATTCAATGTTGAAAACCTGCCTATAAAAGAG CTTCCTTCTTACGTCGCCAATTTTCCAGCAGCCGCTAAGTTACCAGCAATGCCCAATTTGACCTGCTTTCAGTTAAATTCAATGCAAAAAGAAGCTgtaaattgcatgttaaatgaaaCAATGCATCCTCCCCTAACAGCAACTGAAGGAATTGCAAGTGCTTCTGTTTCTATCCCAGAACAAGCGCTCAGCTCATCCACCATAACT CTGCAACCTTTTTCAACTTGGAACATGGATCCTCAAGGTCTTTACAATTTGTACAATATGGGGTTCCATTAA
- the LOC108477454 gene encoding transcription factor BEE 2-like isoform X3, giving the protein MDVTLLDRQQATYPLELCASSVPLFQSYLGSGPIVELKRPEAYLSGDGFHEFVYFPVGGGPEFGDSEKLNLVPPDAAPGYCISRTSSCQMTAFHAAAMKEEREDMILEKMESTPGSGSRESFTKRKVVAERKSKDKRIKGELEGESEVKTKCSTQVSRNSSKENSKACEVQKPDYIHVRARRGQATDSHSLAERARREKISKKMKCLQDLVPGCNTVTGKAGMLDEIINYVQSLQRQVEFLSMKIAALNSSAEFNVENLPIKELPSYVANFPAAAKLPAMPNLTCFQLNSMQKEAVNCMLNETMHPPLTATEGIASASVSIPEQALSSSTITQLQPFSTWNMDPQGLYNLYNMGFH; this is encoded by the exons ATGGACGTGACACTGCTCGACAGACAACAAGCAACTTATCCCCTTGAATTATGTGCAAGTTCAGTGCCTCTGTTTCAGAGTTATTTAGGTAGTGGACCAATAGTTGAGCTGAAAAGACCAGAAGCTTATTTGAGTGGTGATGGTTTTCACGAATTTGTCTACTTTCCAGTGGGTGGAGGACCAGAGTTTGGTGACAGTGAAAAGTTGAATTTGGTGCCGCCTGATGCTGCTCCCGGTTACTGCATTTCTCGGACTTCTAGCTGTCAGATGACAGCTTTCCATGCTGCTGCTATGAAAGAGGAAAGAGAGGATATGATTTTGGAGAAAATGGAATCCACCCCTGGCAGTGGCAGCAGAGAGAGTTTTACCAAGAGAAAA GTTGTTGCAGAGCGTAAAAGCAAAGATAAGAGGATCAAAGGTGAACTGGAAGGGGAATCTGAGGTGAAAACAAAATGCAGTACACAAGTCTCCAGGAATTCTTCAAAGGAGAATTCCAAGGCTTGTGAGGTTCAGAAGCCGGATTACATTCATGTAAGGGCGCGCCGTGGCCAGGCTACTGACAGTCACAGCTTGGCAGAAAGA GCCAGAAGGGAAAAGATCAGTAAGAAGATGAAATGTTTGCAAGATTTAGTCCCTGGTTGCAATACGGTCACAGGGAAAGCTGGAATGCTTGATGAAATAATCAACTATGTTCAATCTCTCCAAAGACAAGTTGAG TTCTTGTCTATGAAAATCGCTGCTCTAAATTCAAGTGCTGAATTCAATGTTGAAAACCTGCCTATAAAAGAG CTTCCTTCTTACGTCGCCAATTTTCCAGCAGCCGCTAAGTTACCAGCAATGCCCAATTTGACCTGCTTTCAGTTAAATTCAATGCAAAAAGAAGCTgtaaattgcatgttaaatgaaaCAATGCATCCTCCCCTAACAGCAACTGAAGGAATTGCAAGTGCTTCTGTTTCTATCCCAGAACAAGCGCTCAGCTCATCCACCATAACT CAGCTGCAACCTTTTTCAACTTGGAACATGGATCCTCAAGGTCTTTACAATTTGTACAATATGGGGTTCCATTAA